The segment CGACGGGCCCTCTGCTATGCCCCGCGTACCGCTCGGGCCAGGGCGTCCGGCACGCGCGATCTCGTCCACCCAGGCGGTGACTTGGGGGTGATCGGCGAGGGCATGCCGGTATCGCGGGGGGATCCGGGCGTCGGCCAGTTCCAGTGCGCTGACAGGCTCGGGCGTGGGCTCCGGTTCCTCCGAGCCGATGACGGGGTCCATGCCCCGGCGGGCCAGGATGCCCGCCACGGCCCGGACGGCCTGACCGGAGGGCTGGGGCAGGGTGGTGGCGGTCAGAGCGCACCCCCGTAGGCAGCGGCGACGTCGGTGGGGTTGGTCCAGGGACGGTGGGTGACGGCGGTCGTGGGCGTCCCCGCGTTCATGACCTCGTGCACGACACTGGCCAGGGTCTTCGGGTGAAGGCCCTTGGCACGGTGGCGGTCCAGACCGGCTCGTACGTGGGCGGGGTCGATGCCCTCGGCCAGGAGCTTCGCGGCTTCCCGTCCGAGTTGACCGAGCACGCTCGCGGGCGGACGGTGTTCGCAGGCCGCGGCGTACTCGGTGACGAGGTCCTTCGCCGAGACGGTCTGGGGCGCGGGGGCGCTCGCGACCCCCAACGGGGTAGTTCCTAGTTCCCTGTTCCTAGGTCCTAGATCCGGACGCTGAGGGTTCACCGCGGCCTTTACGAGCCCTCCCTGAGCACGCGCTGACGACTCACTGAATCGCCCCTGACCTGCAGAGTCTCGGCTCATGGTGGGCTCCGTGTCTTCTCCCGGACCTTTCACGGAAGCCTCAGCGACTGCTCCGCGCATGGGCAGTGAGGTCTCACGGGGAAGGCCGAGGTCGTGGTGCGGGCAGTCCGAGATCCTGCTGGCGCTGGGGCGGTTGATCTTCTGGTGGCGGCCGAAGGCGACGATGTGCAGGTACTGCCTTCCGTCCTCGCCCTCGTAGCGGCAGATCAGGCCGACAGCGTCGAGCTGCGTCAGGTCGTCCTCGACCTCCACCGGGCCGTGCTCGCGGCGCAGCGACCACAGCTGTCCGGCGATGACGGCGGCCTGGTCACGGATGCGGCCCCTGTCGTCGGCTTGGGTGAGCAGGCCGAAGAAGGTCCGCTCGGCTGTCAGGGACACGGCCGCCAGGGACTCGGAGGCGAAGGCCTCGGGCTTGATGGTGCGGATACGGGCGATGAGGACCGACCGCCTTTCGAAATTGGGGGCGTGGAGACAGTGGGGCAGTGATGCGTGGACAACACAGCCACACCCCTGCCCCGGAAGTCCAGGGCTGGTTCTAGGACTCCTGAAAGATTTTCCGGCTGCAGGGTAGACCTGAAATCCCGGTCGCCGAAATCTCCCCCAAATTCTGCTGGCATCGCTCACAGCAGACAGGAAAGCCTTCCGAAGGCTCGGGCGCGCAAGCTACAACACAGCAATGCCGCCACGCCCCCTTGAAATCGGACCCGCCGGACGGGCCGCCGCCCACGCCATCGAACGCACCCGCGTCGCCCGTGGCTACTCCCAGCGCCAGCTCGCTGCCCGCGTCACCGCACTCGGTCGCCCCATGACGTTCACCGCGCTCTCACGTATCGAACGCACGGTCCGGCGCTGCGACATCGACGACCTCGTCGCCATCGCTGCCGCCCTCGGAACCCCTCCGCAGATCTTGCTGGCGACGGTGCCGATCCACCCGGCTCCCGCCGGGGTGGGCGAAATATAGCCGACGATCCCCGATTTCCGAAACCGGGGATTCTCCGGACTATTGGTGGTCCCGTACGTCTTCGCCGCCCATGGTGGCGGGGCGCTTTCATTCCCTTCGTCTGCCTTAAGGATTCTCACTTGTCTCCTGTCGACCCGGTCTCCTCCGTCAGTGCTGCCGAATTCCGTCACCGTCCGCCCATCAGTCGCGCGTTTCTCGGGGTGCAGGACGCGGCTGAATATCTCGGTATTTCGCCCAAGATGCTCTACGTATGGCGTCACCGGCGCCAGGGTCCGCCGAGTTTCCGCATGGGTGCCCGCGGGCGAGTGACGTACCGGATCGATGCGCTCGATGCCTGGATACGCGAGCAGGAGCAGGCGGATTCCCGATCCAACCCCGCCCTCAACCCGGTGAGCGCCGCACCGCAGCGGCGCGCCGCCTACTTGGCAACCGTCTGACGCCTCCCGGCCGCCCCTCCCGACCCCTACCTGCAAGGAAACACTTGGCCGGCTACATCGAAGACCGCTGGATCAACAAGAAGAAGGACCCCGTCACCGGCAAGCGCGAGCGCACCGCCCGGTACGGAAAGGGGAGTCGCTACCGGGTCGCGGGTATCCCCGGTGTCCGCGGCATGTCGTTCGACACCCTGGAGGACGCCAAGGCGTGGCTCCGCAGGGCCGGCACCGACAGCGAGCGGGGCGAGTTCGTCGATCCGCGCGACGGCTCCATCACCATCGCCGACTACGTCAGGCACCACTGGCAGGCGGGCGTCCGTGGAGCACCGGGCACGGTCAAGCGGGTCGACGAGCGCGTGCGCCTCCACGTCCTTCCGCACATCGGCGAGGTGGCGCTGCGGGATGTTTCTGCCTCCGTCCTGCGCGGCTACATCGCCACGCTCGAAGGCGAGTGCGCACCGCGCTACGCCCGGCAGATCCTCACCACCCTCTCGAACGTCTTCGAGACGGCGATCGACGACAAGCGTCTGGTCCGCAATCCGATGCGCGCCAAGTCGGTGCGCTGGCCCAAGGCTCCTGAGGACCAGCGGGAGGCATGGCTGCTGGAGACCGCGCAGCGGGTACGGGACGTCATCAACCAGCGGTACCGGATCGCCGTCGTCGTCGCCCTCGGGTGCGGGCTGCGCCAGGGGGAGGTCTTCGGGCTGTCGCCCGCGGATGTCGACTTCGAGCGCGGCCTCATCCGTGTCCGTCGACAGGTCCAGCTCCTGTACGGGCGCCTGTACTTCACCCTCCCCAAGGGCGGGAAGACCCGGATCGTCGACATGCCGCCGTCGGTGGCCGCCGAGTTGCGCGCACACTTCCTGCAGCACCCGGCCGTCGAGGTCGAGTTGCCGTGGGGCGGCCCGGAACCGGATCGGGAGAGACGAGCCTTTCCGCTGGTCCTGACCACGACCTACGGCAACGCCATCCGCGCCAACATCTTCAACGACGAGGTGTGGAAGCCCGCCCTCGCGCAGGCCGGAGTGATCCCCGTGCGGGAGAAGGGCCAGCGCTGGAAGGCGTCCCGCAAGGACGGCTTCCACGTCCTCCGGCACACCTACGCCTCCGTGATCCTCGAGGCGGGCGAGTCCGTGGTCACCCTGGCCCGGTGGCTTGGCCACTCCAGCCCGACCATCACCCTCGACCACTACGCCCACTTCATGCCCGAGGCCGGCGGCAAGGGGCGTGCAGCCGTTGATGCGCTGATCGGCGTGATCCCTGAGTATGTTCCCGAGAATGTCACGCTTGAATGAGAAAACGGGTGGCACAGCACCTGCTGTGCCACCCGTTGTGGCGTCCAGGACTCAGCGCATGGGCTCTCTAACGCTGGCGGACGTCTCGCACAGTGTTGGAGATGGCTCAGAACAGTGGAATGCCAAGGCTCGCTGAAACCAACTGGGCAACTCCTGTCCAGCCAAGGGCGGGCAGATTGGTCCTGGCGCTCTGCAGCACCCTCTCCGTGAGCTGTCGAACCCGCCCGGGCTCTGGTGCGCCCATGGCGAGTTCTGCTGCCAGAGCCTCCGCATCGGCGACGACTACGGCGCGGACCTCCTCCGACATTTCTGCGGACTGCGCGGCGGCCAGAACCTCGCGCGCGAACAGCGCGAGCTGCTGGGGGTCGTAGCCGAAGACGTTGTTCTGGGTGTTGTCTTGGCCCATCTGGGGCGCGCCCCCGTTGACGGTGATGTTCCACTCGTTGTGGATACCGGGTCGTTGCTGCTCGTTCAAGAACTTCCTCACAGAGATGGGATCTTTGAACCCGCACTCGATGCCGAGAGCGGTCAGGGTGAAGGCTCGAATGGTTTGAGGTGTCTGGTCGACCGTCAGGATCTTGTTCGCCTCGAGGTACTCGACAGCCCGGAAGACCTCAGCAACCTCCAGGATTTCGTCCAGTACGGCCATGTGCTTGGAGAGCAGGAAGTCGATCGCCTCCACGCGACCCGATGGGTAGTTGTCCATGCCGGCTGCGACAAGCCCGTTGAGGGCACGGTCGAACCTCATGCGGGGGTTGTCTCGTTCTGCAATGAGCCGGTCGGCCACGGCCAGCCCACGGGCGGTGAGGGAGCAGGCCGTTCCGGAGGCATAAAGCTCGGTGTTGTGCACCATGCCGACGGCTTTGAGGTAGTCGATGAGGGTGACCAGGCGAGCATCGCCGACGGGATGCCAGAAAGGTTCCGCGTCCACCAGGGCTTGGGTGTCGCCGCCGGACTCCGCGCGCAGCCAGACCAAGAGCAGGTCCGTCTCTATCTCGATCGTCACAGAAGGATGCTAGGCGGTCCGTTCCGTGTCTTGCAGTTAGAGCCCGTACCGTCCGCCGCCGTGGGGTCTCTCCAGATCCGGAGGGCTGAGGAGCGTCACAGACGGCCAAGGTCCCGATTGGCTGGATGTCCCTGGGTGCCTCGATAACTCGGCGGGTGCGGCGCCCGGCGGCATGGAACATTCAGCGGCCCAGACAGCGAAGCGGCGTGAGCTGCTGGCCAGAACGCACCGCGTAGAACGTCAGATGAGGGCGCGATGGCCCCGGCTTCGCGGAGTTGCGCATTCTCCCCAGATTCTCCCCACGGGGCCTCTGAGGGCGTGATCCATGGTTCGCTTGCGCTAAGTCGATCAAGCTCGTGCGGTGGATCGCTACAGCCAGTCGCGCCTCTTGAAGATGACGTACAGGCTGACGCAGACCACTGCCATCAGGAGGATCGCGAAGGGGTAGCCGCCGGCCCACTTCAACTCCGGCATGTCTTCGAAGTTCATGCCGTAGATGGTTCCCACGAGTGTGGGTGCAAACAGGATGGCGGCCCACGAGGAGATCTTCTTGATCTCCTCGTTCTGTTCGAAGCCCGCTTCCGCCAAGGCGCGCATTTCGGCGTTCTGTTGTTGGGAGACCCGGGTGGCGTTGACCGTGAGGATTTCCGTCAGGGCCTGGCGGAAGCCGTCCACGCGTTCGCTGGTGTGGGTGACGTGGTCCGCGACGTCGCGGAGGTAGCGCTGGAGTTCCTCGTCCGTGCCGTACTTGGCGAAGCCCGCCATCAGGGCGTGGAGCATGCCGACCAGGGGGCGGGTGGCGCGTTGGAACTCGACCATTTCCCGGGAGAGTTCGTAGATGCGGCGGGAGACTTCGGGGTCGCCGCGGAAGACCTCCGTCTCGATCTCGTCCATGTCGTTCTGGACGCCCGCCACGACCGGGGCGTAGCCGTCCACCACCGCGTCGAGGATGGCGTACAGGGCGGCTTCCGGGCCCAGGGAGAGGAGTTCCGGGGATTCCTCCATGCGCCGGCGGACCGTGGAGAGGTCGGGGGCGGCGCCGTGGCGGACCGTGATCAGGAAGTCGGGTCCGACGAAGACGTGGAGTTCGCCGAAGTCGACCTCCTCCTGGGCGTCCAGGTAGCGGGCCGCGCGCAGGACCACGAAGAGGGTGTCGCCGTAGCGTTCCAGCTTGGGGCGCTGGTGGGCCTCCAGGGCGTCTTCGATCGAGAGCGGGTGGAGGTTGAACTCGGCGGCCAGGGAGTGGAGTTCGGGTTCCGTCGGGCGGTGCAGGCCGATCCAGGCCATGCCGTCGGGTTCTTCGCGGAGCCGGCGGAAGGTCTCGGCGAGGGTGGTGGGGGAGGCGACGCGGCGGCCCTCGCGGTAGACGGCCGAGTCGATCACGCTGCGGTGGTCCGGGGGGAGGGGGGCCGGGGGCGGCGACGGGGATGCGGGGGTGTGGCCGGGCGGCCGGAGCCAGGGCGTGCGCTTCGCTGGGTTGGGGCGGTGGTCTGGGCGCTCCGGCATCACAGCTCCGGGAGGGGTGGGACGGACGGACGTTGCGGACAGGGGGTGTCCGCAAGGGGGGTTAGGTTGCGGGTATGGCCTCCGTTACGAGTTCCGTACTCGGCACCCGCGCTCTGAACCGTGCCACGCTCGCCCGCCAGCTGCTGCTGAGCCGCGCCGAGATGCCGGCGCGTGATGCCGTCGCGCACCTGGTCGGGCTGCAGGCGCAGAACGTCAAGCCGCCCTACTTCCAGTTGCACGCCCGCCTCGCCGGGTTCCGGCCCGAGGAGCTGGGGCGGCTGATGGAGGAGCGGGAGGTGGTGCGGATGGTGACCATGCGGTCCACCATTCACACCCATACCGTGGATGACGCCCGGATCCTGAGACCCCTGGTGCAGGGGTCCCGGGACCGGGAGGTGCAGTACTTCCGGAAGGGGCTGGCCGGAGTCGACCTGAAGGTGCTCGCCGAGCGGGCCCGGGGGTTCGTCGAGGAGGAGCCGCGGACCATGGCCGAGATCCGCGAGGAGCTGCTGCGCGCGTGGCCCGGGGCCGATCCGCAGTCGCTGTCCGTGGCCGCCCGGTGCCTGCTGCCGCTCGTGCAGGTCACCCCGCGCGGGGTGTGGGGCCGTAGCGGGCAGGTGCGGTTGACGACCCTCGAGGCGTGGGCGGGCGGCGCGAGCGGCGCCGGGGAAGGGTCCGGCATCGGGGAGGTCGTGCTGCGGTACCTCGGGGCCTTCGGGCCCGCCTCCGTGAAGGACATGCAGACCTGGGCCGGGATCACCCGGCTCCGCGAGGCCTTCGAGCGGCTGCGGCCGCGCCTGGTCACCTTCCGTGACGAGAACGAGACCGAGCTGTTCGACCTGCCCGACGCGCCCCGCCCCGACGCCGACACCCCGGCGCCGCCCCGCTTCCTGCCCGAGTTCGACAACCTGCTGCTCTCCCACGCCGACCGGACCCGCGTCGTCCCTCCCGAGTTCAAGGGACTGAACGCGAGCGGGAACCAGAGCCGGTGCGTCGTGCTGGTCGACGGGTTTCTCGCAGGCGTGTGGGCGCGTACGGAGGCGGTCGTCACCGTCGAGCTGTTCCGGGAAGTGGCCGGGGGTGTGAAGGAGCAGATCGCGGCCGAGGGGGAGGCGATGCTCGCCGGGATGGGCCACGGGCCCGGGACGGTGCGGTTCGGGTCAATCCGAGGCTGACGCCGCCCTGGTGGAGGGCCCGTCCGGCGCGGCACGATGCCTCCCATGACCATGACGGAGAACAGCGCCACCGACAGCTTCCTGGCCGCACGGGACTTCCTGCTCGCCCACCGCGGGCAGTACGAGGCCGCCCGCGCTGGATTCACCTGGCCCCGCCCCGAGCGCTTCAACTGGGCGTTCGACTGGTTCGACCGCCTCGCCGAGGGCAACGGGGCCGACGCGCTGCGGATCGTGGAGGAGGACGGGACCACCGAAACCGTCACCTTCGACGAGATGCGGCTGCGGTCCGGATCCGCCGCGACCTGGCTGCGCGGGCAGGGTGTCGCGGCCGGTGACCGGATCCTGGTCATGCTCGGCAACCAGCGCGAGCTGTGGGAGGTGATGCTCGGCGCGATGAAGCTGCGCGCCGTGGTCATCCCCGCCACCCCGCTCCTCGGCCCCGCCGACCTGCGCGACCGGATCGAGCGCGGCCGTGTGCGCCACGTGATCGCGCGCGTGGCGGACACCCCGAAGTTCGACGAGGTGCCGGGCGACTACACGCGGATCGCCGCCGGTGACGGCGTCCCGGCCGGCTGGCTGCGGCTCGCGGACATGGACGGGGCCGACAGCGGCTTCCGCCCCGACGGCACTACCCTCGCCTCCGACCCGCTGATGCTCTATTTCACCTCGGGCACCACAGCCCGCCCCAAGCTCGTCGAGCACACCCACGCCTCGTACCCCGTCGGGCACCTCTCCACCATGTACTGGCTCGGTCTGCGCCCCGGCGACGTACACCTCAACATCGCCTCGCCCGGCTGGGCCAAGCACGCCTGGTCCAACCTCTTCGCCCCCTGGAACGCCGGCGCCACCGTCTTCGTCCACAACTACACCCGCTTCGACCCGCAGCGGCTGATGGCCGAGATGGACCGCGCCGGGGTCACCACCTTCTGCGCCCCGCCCACCGTCTGGCGGATGCTGATCCAGTCCGACCTGACCGCCCTCCAGCGCCCCCCGCGCGAGGCCGTCGCCGCCGGTGAACCCCTGAACCCGGAGGTCATCGAACGGGTCAAGGAGGCCTGGGGCATCACCATCCGCGACGGGTTCGGCCAGACCGAGACCACCCTCCAGGTGGGCAACTTCCCCGGCGTCCCCGTCAAGCCCGGCTCGATGGGCCGCCCCGCGCCCGGGTACGAGATCGTCCTGCTGGACCCCGTCACCGGCAAGGAGTCCCCCGACGAGGGGGAGCTGTGCGTGGACCTGCGCACCCGCCCCGCCGGGGTGATGACCGGCTACCGCGACGACCCCGAGCGGACCGCCGAGGCCATGGCGGACGGGCTGTACCGCACCGGGGACATCGCCTCCCGCGACGCCGACGGCTACCTCACCTACGTGGGCCGGGCCGACGACGTCTTCAAGGCCTCCGACTACAAGATCAGCCCCTTCGAGCTGGAGAGCGCCCTGCTCGAGCACGAGGCGGTCGCCGAGGCGGCCGTCGTCCCGGCCCCGGACGCGCTGCGGCTCGCCGTCCCGAAGGCGTACATCACCCTCGCCGCCGGCTGGGAGGCCGGGGAGGAGACCGCGCGGCTGCTGTTCGAGCACTCCCGGGCGGTGCTCTCCCCGTACAAGCGGATCCGGCGCATCGAGTTCGCCGAGCTCCCCAAGACCGTGTCCGGGAAGATCCGCCGGGTGGAGCTGCGGGACCTCACGGCCGCCGGTTCCGCCCAGGAGTACGACGAGGCCGATCTGGCGGGGTGAGGTCCCTCGGGCGCCCGGACGGAAACGGGCGTCCGTCCCGTCCGGGCACCCGCCCCGTCCGGGGCGCCCGGACGGAAACGGGTCAGGCCGGCAGCTGCGCCTCGATCGCGGCGATGACCTCCGGGGCCTCCGGCTCGGTGCGGGGGCGGAAGCGCGCCACGACCTCGCCGGCCGGGGAGATCAGGAACTTCTCGAAGTTCCACTGGATGTCCCCGGCCTCACCGTCGGCGTCCGCGGTCTTCACCAGCTCCTGGTACAGCGGGTGCCGGTTCTCGCCGTTCACCTCGGTCTTCTCCAGCATCGGGAAGGTCACCCCGAAGCCGGCCGCGCAGAAGGTCTGGATGTCCTCCGCGGTGCCCGGCTCCTGGCCGCCGAACTGGTTGCAGGGCACACCGATGACGGTGAACCCCTTCTCCTCGTACTTGAACTGCAGGCGGGCCAGACCGGAGTACTGGGGGGTGAGCCCGCACTGCGAGGCGGTGTTCACCAGCAGGACGGCCTTGCCGCGGTGGGCCGCCAGGCTGGTGGGCTCGTCGTCCAGGGTGGTCAGCGGGATGTCGTACAGGCTCATCGGGCTCTCCTCGGCTCGGCATGGATGCAGGCCGGCGGGCAGGCAGGCCGGCGGCAGGCAGGCAACATGATCGAACAACACGTGCGAACAGCCTCCGAGCCTAGGCCCCCCGCCCGACGAGTGCGTCCGCCGGGTCGTTGACCGGCTGCGGCATGCCCGTGAGGTCCATGACGAACAGCGGTATCCCCAGGTCGTCCGCGCGCCCGCGGGCCTCCTCCGTATAGCCCGCCAGGGCGAAGTACACGCTGGTCGCCGACGCCGTCAGACCGTTCAGCCACACGCACTCCACCGCCCGCAGCCCGGCCGGAGCCGTCGTCGGGTCCACCTGGGCCACCACCCCGGGCGCCCGCAGGTCCACCGCCGCGGAGGGGATCGGCACCCCGTCGGGCTGGCGGACGTCCCGGAACCCGAGCCAGCGCAGGTAGAGCGCGGCCGTCGCCACCGCGTCCCGGGCGGTACGGATGGTCACGGGCCGGAACGGCGGCCGCGAGGCGGGACCCCGGGGCGCGGCCGCCGCGCCCTGGCCGGGGGAGCGGGAGGCGGGCCCGGCCGCCCGTCCGGGTGGCCTCTCGTCCGGCCGTACGCCGCTCCCCGCACTGCCCGCGTCCGGCGCGCCGGGCTCCGCCCCGGCCGCGGCCCCCGCGCCCGCCGCCCCCGCCGGGGGCCTCGCGGGTTCCGCGGGTTCGGGCGGCCGTACGGGCACCAGCACCACCGTCCCGCACGACCCGCAGCCGACCTCCGGGTGCGGCCACTCGCTCTCCCGCCCGCAGGCCCCGCACCGCACCGCCACCCAGCCGCCCTGCCAGGTGCGGTGGGTCAGCGGCACGGGCGTCGCCGCCAGGTCCAGCGGCGGGGTGACCGGACTCCCGCAGGCGCACGGGAAGACCGGGGAGATGTAACCGTTCTCGCGCTGGCACGCCGGGCAGCGCACCGGTACCGCTTCCGCCATGAGCCTTGGACCCTCTCCGTCGCTGTGCGTGGGTCCATGCTCCACCACCGGCTACCGCCGGGGCGAGCGAGCCCGCCGAATCCCGCCGTTTCACCCCGTGGGCCCGGGCATTTGTGCAACTCACCGAAAGAGATGCGGCTTTTGGTGGGTTCCGAGGTGCCCCGGCGCCTTGACGTGCGGGAAGCCGACGCTTAGCTTGTTTCGTATAGCAGAACATAAATTCCGGATGCCGGAAAAAGTCTGACCGCCAGACCCGCAGGAGAACCTGATGCCTCGTATGACAGCCGCCGCTGCCGCCGTTGAGATCCTCAAGCTCGAGGGTGTCGAGCAGGCGTTCGGCGTGCCCGGTGCCGCGATCAACCCGTTCTACCGCGAGCTCAAGAACGTGGGCGGAATCGCGCACACGCTGGCCCGTCACGTCGAGGGCGCCTCGCACATGGCCGAGGGCTACACCCGTGCCAAGGCGGGCAACATCGGCGTCTGCATCGGTACCTCGGGCCCGGCCGGCACCGACATGATCACCGGCCTGTACTCCGCGATCGCGGACTCCATCCCGATCCTGTGCATCACCGGCCAGGCCCCGGTCTCGAAGCTCCACAAGGAGGACTTCCAGGCCGTCGACATCGCCTCGATCGCCAAGCCCGTCACCAAGGCCGCCACCACGGTCCTGGAGGCCGCGCAGGTCCCCGGCGTCTTCCAGCAGGCCTTCCACCTGATGCGCTCCGGCCGTCCCGGCCCGGTCCTCATCGACCTGCCGATCGACGTCCAGCTGACCGAGATCGAGTTCGACCCCGAGACCTACACCCCGCTGCCGGTCTACAAGCCGCAGGCCAGCCGCGCCCAGGCCGAGAAGGCCCTGAGCTTCCTGCTCGAGGCCGAGCGTCCGCTGATCGTCGCCGGTGGCGGCATCATCAACGCCGACGCCTCCGACCTGCTGGTCGAGTTCGCCGAGCTGACGAACATCCCGGTCATCTCCACCCTGATGGGCTGGGGCACCATCCCGGACGACCACGAGCTGGCCGCCGGCATGGTCGGCGTGCAGACCGCGCACCGCTACGGCAACGCGACCTTCCTGGAGTCGGACACCGTCATCGGCATCGGCAACCGCTGGGCCAACCGTCACACCGGCTACAACCTGGAGGCCTACACCAAGGGCCGCAAGTTCGTCCACGTCGACATCGAGCCCACCCAGCTGGGCAAGATCTTCGCCCCGGACTTCGGCATCGCCTCCGACGCCAAGGTCGCCCTCGAGCTCTTCATCGAGGTCGCCAAGGAGCTCAAGGCCGAGGGCAAGCTGCCGGACTTCTCCGCCTGGGCGGCCTCCGCGCAGGAGCGCAAGGCCACCCTGCAGCGCCGCACGCACTTCGACAACATCCCCCTGAAGCCGCAGCGCGTCTACGAGGAGATGAACAAGGCGTTCGGCCCGGAGACCCGCTACGTCACCACCATCGGCCTCTCCCAGATCGCGGCCGCGCAGTTCCTGCACGTCTACAAGCCGCGCCACTGGGTCAACTGCGGCCAGGCCGGCCCGCTCGGCTGGACCATCCCGGCCGCCATCGGCGCCGCCACCGCGCAGCCCGAGACCCCGGTCGTCGCCCTCTCCGGCGACTACGACTTCCAGTTCATGATCGAGGAGCTGGCGGTCGCCGCCCAGCACAAGGTCCCCTACGTCCACGTCCTCGTGAACAACGCCTACCTGGGCCTGATCCGCCAGGCGCAGGGCGGCCTCGGCATCAACTTCGAGGTCAACCTCGAGTTCGAGAACATCAACACCCCGGAGATCGGCGTCTACGGCGTCGACCACGTCAAGGTCGCCGAGGGCCTGGGCGTCAAGGCCATCCGCGTCACCGACCCGGACAAGCTGGGCGAGGCCTTCGAGGAGGCCAAGAAGCTGGCGCAGGAGTTCCAGGTCCCGGTCGTCGTCGAGGCCATCCTGGAGCGCGTCACCAACATCGCGATGAGCAAGACGGTCGACATGAGCGACGTCACCGAGTTCGAGGAGCTCGCGACCGAGCCGGGCCACGCCCCGACCGCGATCAAGCCCCTCCAGGTCTGATCGCCCTCGCACGCACGCAGCGGCCCCCGCTCCTCCTCCGGGAGGGCCGGGGGCCGCTTCGGCGTTGTGCGGGGTCGTGCGGGGCCGCCATCGCCCCCTCGAGGGGCCGGGGGCTGGGCGGTGGCCGCCCACCCGCCTCCCCGGGTGCGGGTGGGTGGGCCGGGGGGCGTCCCGCCGGGCGGTGGCTGGCCAGCCGGACGGGGCGGGGGTGGTCGGGGTTTCACTCGGCGGTCTCAGAGAGGGGTTGGGGCTTTCCCGTCAGTCTCATCGTCCTTCCGCGGCGGGCCGCCCTGTCAAGGGCGCTCCTTCGTCGCGTCGCTTCGCGATCGCCTGCGGCGACCCTTGACAGGCCGTCCCGCCGCGAAATGCCGAAGACTGCCGGGAAACCCCCAAGGAACGGGACGGATGTTCATGGGCCATGCGGCGGACTCAGCGACCCTTCGGGGTCGTCGGGGGCCGCCTCGCCAAGCATCCGGGCAGACAGGAGAGTCAAACGGGGCCGCGATTCGCGCCAGATCGCTACGCGCTTCTCTCATCTCAGCGTCTACCAGCCGCCTGGGGCCGCTGCCCGCTGCAAA is part of the Streptomyces katrae genome and harbors:
- the gcl gene encoding glyoxylate carboligase, which translates into the protein MPRMTAAAAAVEILKLEGVEQAFGVPGAAINPFYRELKNVGGIAHTLARHVEGASHMAEGYTRAKAGNIGVCIGTSGPAGTDMITGLYSAIADSIPILCITGQAPVSKLHKEDFQAVDIASIAKPVTKAATTVLEAAQVPGVFQQAFHLMRSGRPGPVLIDLPIDVQLTEIEFDPETYTPLPVYKPQASRAQAEKALSFLLEAERPLIVAGGGIINADASDLLVEFAELTNIPVISTLMGWGTIPDDHELAAGMVGVQTAHRYGNATFLESDTVIGIGNRWANRHTGYNLEAYTKGRKFVHVDIEPTQLGKIFAPDFGIASDAKVALELFIEVAKELKAEGKLPDFSAWAASAQERKATLQRRTHFDNIPLKPQRVYEEMNKAFGPETRYVTTIGLSQIAAAQFLHVYKPRHWVNCGQAGPLGWTIPAAIGAATAQPETPVVALSGDYDFQFMIEELAVAAQHKVPYVHVLVNNAYLGLIRQAQGGLGINFEVNLEFENINTPEIGVYGVDHVKVAEGLGVKAIRVTDPDKLGEAFEEAKKLAQEFQVPVVVEAILERVTNIAMSKTVDMSDVTEFEELATEPGHAPTAIKPLQV